In Hemitrygon akajei chromosome 9, sHemAka1.3, whole genome shotgun sequence, the following are encoded in one genomic region:
- the LOC140732736 gene encoding immunoglobulin lambda-1 light chain-like, whose protein sequence is MAEWVLVLAAFVSCLFTANAEMTLTPQSPSVSATPGRTVKITCTMSGGSIGSYYASWYMQKPGRAPVFVLYDSSTRGSGIPDRFTGSTDSSSNQMHLTITNAQREDAADYYCGVQYKSSPYTFTFGRGTKLNFNSPRKPAVSVLRPSAEEVHGQGTATLVCLVSGFNPAAVNIEWTVDGSTRRNGVETSRIQQDADNTFSASSYLTLPASDWNSHELYSCVVKHETQATPFQTNIARSSCM, encoded by the exons ATGGCTGAATGGGTCCTGGTTCTTGCGGCGTTTGTGTCCTGTTTGTTCA CTGCAAACGCGGAGATGACTTTGACTCCTCAGTCTCCGTCCGTATCGGCGACTCCGGGTAGAACCGTGAAAATCACCTGTACCATGTCAGGGGGCAGCATCGGCAGCTACTACGCGAGCTGGTACATGCAGAAACCAGGCAGAGCCCCAGTTTTTGTGTTGTATGATAGCTCCACGAGAGGATCGGGAATTCCAGATCGATTCACTGGTTCCACAGACTCATCGAGCAACCAAATGCATTTAACCATCACCAACGCTCAAAGGGAGGACGCCGCCGATTATTACTGTGGTGTCCAGTATAAAAGTAGCCCGTACACATTCACCTTTGGGAGAGGAACCAAACTGAATTTCAACA GTCCGCGAAAACCCGCCGTATCCGTCCTCCGACCGTCTGCGGAAGAAGTTCATGGACAAGGCACCGCCACTCTGGTGTGTTTAGTGAGCGGGTTTAATCCGGCCGCTGTGAATATCGAGTGGACTGTGGACGGCAGTACGAGAAGGAATGGCGTTGAAACCAGCCGGATCCAGCAGGACGCGGACAACACGTTCAGTGCGAGCAGTTACCTGACTCTGCCAGCCTCAGACTGGAACTCACACGAGCTTTACTCCTGCGTGGTTAAACACGAGACTCAGGCAACCCCATTTCAAACAAACATCGCGCGATCCAGCTGTATGTAA